From the genome of Gemmatimonadales bacterium:
CGCCCAGGGCAGCAGGAACTACGGGCTGGTCCTGGAGCTGATCGACAAGGGGGCGCGGCTCGAAGGCACCGAAGAGCCGGCGTTGCTGCGCAGAGAGTACGAGTTGATCAGCGCCGTCGCGAGCGCCGACGAGGAGGGGACCCGCACGCGGGCCAGAGACCAGTACGCCGAGGAGGGGCCAAAGATCCTGAAAGCGCGCGACGAGTTCATCAGCCGTCGCATTGACCAGACGTTGCGCGGCGGCGAGGTAGGCGTGCTCTTCGTGGGGGTGCTCCACGAGGTGGACCGCTTTCTGCCGAAGAATATCCGCGTCCGGTACTTGATCCATCGGTTGCGGCTCGAGGAGGGCCTGGAGCCCTGATGTGCGCCGCCCGCGACGTGCCGAACGTTTCCGCCGCGTCGCCGCCCGCGCACGGTTGGTATGTGTACGCGCTGGTGCTGCCGGGGGACCTCGTGCCCCCGGAGGGGATGGATGGGAAGTCGCCGGTCACCCTGCTCGTGTCCCGCGGAATCGGGGCGGCGGCGAGTGTCGTGCCGCTCGCTGAGTTCGGCAGCGAGCCCCTGCGGCGAAACCTGCAAGACGTGGGATGGCTCGAGGAGAAGGTGCGGCGGCACGAGCAAGTTGTGGAGGCGCTGCTGGCGCGCGGGCCGGTTCTCCCGCTGCGGTTCGGCACCGTCTTCCTGGGCATCAAGCGGCTGCGCGCGGTGCTGGCCAGGAACGCGCGGACCTTGCGCGAGGCGCTGCGGTACGTGGCCGGCAAGGAGGAGTGGGGACTGAAGGGCTTCTCGCACGGCGCCTCCGTGCGAACCGCGCTGTTGCGGGACGACCCAGCCCTTCTCGCCCAGGAAGCCGGCGCGGCCGGAGCGTCGCCCGGGCACCGTTTCTTCGCGCGAAGGAAGTCGGAAGAGCTGCTCGCCACGCGGTCGCTGGAGCGGGAGGTGGAGCTCGCTGACGACGCGGCGGCGGCCGTGGCGCCGCGGGTAGTGAGGCTGGTTCGGAATCCGGCTGCCGCCGGCTTCGCCTCCGAGGGCGAGCGTCTCGTCCTGAGCCTGGCCTGCCTCCTCGAACGCCGCGTGGTCGAGCCCTTCCTCGAGGAGGTGGAGCGCTGGAATGGGGATCATCGCCGCGACGGCTTTCGCCTCACGGCTTCGGGCCCCTGGCCGCCGTACCACTTCACGCCGGGGTTGCCGGTAGATGCCTGAGTATGCGCCGGAGTCGCTCCTCGAGCGGCAGGTGACGCTGCTCGAAACCCTGGACCGCGTCCTCAACCGCGGCGTGGTCGTCGCGGGCGACCTCACGCTCTCGGTCGCCGATGTGGACCTGATCCACGTGGGGCTTCGCCTCCTGCTCTGCTCGGTGGAGACCGCGAGGGAGTGGCGCGTCCCCGGCACCTTCCCACTGTCCCACCCATGACGGCAGTCTACCTGTACGGTGTGGTCGGCTGCCGCCCGCCGTTCGCGCCAGGCGTCCTGGGCCTGGGCGACAGCCCGGTCTTCCTGGTGGGGGGTCCCGACCTCGCAGCTGTCGCGAGCTACTCACCCCTCGACCTCTGGCCCATTGACGAGGCGCACGTGAGGCGGCACCAAGCGGTCGTCGAGGCGATCATGCGTGACCGGCCGGTCTTGCCGATGCGCTACAACAGCCTCCTCCCCGACAAGAAGGCCTTGACGCGATTCCTGCGGCAGCGCTCACGCGCCCTCGTGGCGGCGCTCGGACGGGTGGGCGGGAGCGTGGAGATGGGTCTCCGAGTTCTTGCGCCCGCTCCCGGGGCGGGAGCCGTCCCTGGGCGCCCGCTGCCGTTGCGCGGGCGCGGCCCAGGCACGAGCTACCTGCGACGAAGGATGGAGGAAGAGCGCCGAGGGGCTCGAGAGCGCAAGCGGGGCCAGCAGCTCATCGGAGAGCTTGGCGCGCTGCTGGAGCCTCTGGTGGTGGAAAGCAGCCTCCGCCCGTTTCTGACCGACCGGTTGACGCTGAGCGCGTCCTATCTGGTGGCCCACGACCGTGTCGCCGCCTTTCGCGAGCGGGTCGGCGTCGTCCAGCGGCGCTTTTCCGCCTTCGGCTTTCTGCTCACCGGTCCCTGGCCTCCGTACCACTTCGCGAACGGATCGCCCGATGGCTGAGTCAGGTTCTAACCGGGAGGCGACGCTCCTCGGCGTCGCGCGAGAACTGGAGCAAATCACCGGAGCGCTGCCAAGGAGGATTGACGCGAGTCCCGACCAGGCGGCGCAGGGCCTGGCAAAGCTGGTGCTCACGCTCATCGAGCTGTTGCGGCGGCTCCTTGAACGTCAGGCCGTGAGGCGAATCGAGGCCGGCTCCCTCACCCCGGAAGAGATCGAGCGCATGGGCGTCACGTTCATGAGGCTCGAGGAGAGAATGGGCGAACTCAAGGCGCACTTCGGCCTGAGCGATGACGATCTCAACCTCTCGCTCGGTCCGCTGGGCGACCTGATGTAGGGGTGAAGACGCAGCGGGCGCTGTTCCGCCCGGAGCCTTTATGGCCAAGAGTATGACCAGCGCGAGGGATCGCGGACGAGTGACGACTCGTAAGTGTAGGCGGAGGGCGAGGGATTCGAACCCCCAAGGGCTTGCGCCCGGCGGTTTTCAAGACCGCTGCCTTGCCAATTAGGTCTAGCCCTCCGAACGGGACGTAAAGTAAGCGCTAGCAGCGAGGTGGCACAACCGGGACCAAGGTGACCCGTCCTGACGATTGACAGCCGGGGAACGCCGTAGCTTCTTAGGGTACCCCAGGTGGTAGAGTAACCGCGTCGCAGCCCCCCGGCGCGGCCGTGGGGGCGGAGGCCCGATCGACACCCTGCCTGACGAGTCTCACCACGCCGAACCGACGGATGCGGCCCTCGCATCGCTGTTCGATGCGAACCCGCTCCCTATGTGGATCTACGACGTCGAGACGCTGCGTTTCCTTGCGGTGAACGACGCGGCCGTTCACACCTACGGTTACTCCCGAGACGAATTCCTCGCCATGACGATCCGGGACATCCGCCCGCCGGAGGACGTCCCGAAGCTCGAGCAGCTCGTCGCCGGCGAGTCAGATGGGCTGCAGCACTCCGGCATGTGGCGGCACAGTCGGAAGGACGGGACCGTCTTCGACGTCGAGGTGACGAGTCACACCGTCACGTTCCAGGGCCGGAACGCCGAGCTTGTTTTGCCGCGTGACGTGAGCGACCGGGTCCAGTTGGATCGCGAGCGCCGGCGCTCCGAGCACGCGGTCGTCCGCAAGTCGGAGGCGGCTCTCCGAGCCCTCGTGGACCACGCCGTCTTCGGGATGTACCGGAGCACTCCGGACGGCCGTTTCACCATGGTCAACCAGACCCTCGTGGACCTGCTCGGGTATTCCTCCGCATCCGAGCTCCGTGGCGTGAACATCGCCCGCGATGTGTACCAGAGCCCAGAGGACCGCGGCCGCCTGGTATCGCAGGCGTTGCGGTCGGACGTCCACGATGTCCGCGAGGTCGAGTGGAAGCGCAGGGACGGGAGCCCGATCATCGTGCGCCTCTCCGGCCGGACGGTCCGCGCGGAGGATGGCTCAGTCGAGGCGTATGAGATGATAGTCGAGGACGTCACCGAGCGGCGCACGCTGGAAGAACAACTGCGGCAGGCACAGAAGATGGAGGCGGTGGGCCTCCTGGCCGGCGGGATCGCGCACGACTTCAACAATCTCCTCGCGACCATCCAGGCTACCGCCGAGACGGTCCGCGCCGAGCACCAGGGCGACGCCGTGCTGACCGGCGAGATCGAGCAGATCCTGCGGGCCAGCGAGCGCGGGGCGGCGCTGGTCCAGAAGCTGCTGGCCTTCGGCCGCCGACAGCGTCTGGAGTTGCGCCCCGTGAACCTCGCCGACCAGGTGCGTGAAGCGGCGCTTCTGCTGCTGCGCGTCGTGCCCGCGAGCATCGCGATCAAGCTGGTCTTCGAGGACGCGGCGGCGACGGTGCGCGCGGACCCGGGCGCCATCGAGCAGATCCTGATAAACCTTTCGACGAATGCGCGCGACGCGATGCCTGAAGGAGGCACGCTGCTCATCCAGACCTTCCGCTCCGTGCTGGACGAGACCTACTGCGCCACCCAGGGGTGGGCGACGCCGGGTGAATACGTGGTACTTGCCGTCAGCGACACCGGCGTCGGAATGGACCCGGAGACGCTGCGCCACGTCTTCGAGCCGTTCTTCACGACCAAGCCGGTGGGTGCGGGAACGGGCCTCGGCCTCGCCACCGTATACGGACTGGCCAAGCAGCACGCCGGCCTGGTCCACGTGTACAGCGAGGTTGGAATGGGGACCTCCGTGAAGGTCTACCTTCCGCGGTCCGGAGAGGCGGCGTCCCCCGCGCCTCGAGTCGCCGCTGCGGTCGTGCGCGGTGGGAACGAGACCATCCTGCTCGCCGAGGATGAGGAGTCGCTGCGCCGAGCCGCGAAGCGCGTCCTGGAGAAGCACGGCTACACTGTGCTGGCGGCATCCGACGGAGAGGAAGCCCTGGAGATGCTCCGCGCCAACGCCGGCCGGATACGCCTCGTTCTGTCGGACGTGGTGATGCCGAGGCTGGGCGGCCCGCAGTTCATCGCCCGGGCGCGAGCCGAAGGCTTTCGGACTCCGGTACTGTTCAGCAGCGGTTACACGGCGCGCGACATCGAGCAGACGGCCGCGCTCGAAGCGGGCG
Proteins encoded in this window:
- a CDS encoding gas vesicle protein K → MAESGSNREATLLGVARELEQITGALPRRIDASPDQAAQGLAKLVLTLIELLRRLLERQAVRRIEAGSLTPEEIERMGVTFMRLEERMGELKAHFGLSDDDLNLSLGPLGDLM
- a CDS encoding GvpL/GvpF family gas vesicle protein — encoded protein: MCAARDVPNVSAASPPAHGWYVYALVLPGDLVPPEGMDGKSPVTLLVSRGIGAAASVVPLAEFGSEPLRRNLQDVGWLEEKVRRHEQVVEALLARGPVLPLRFGTVFLGIKRLRAVLARNARTLREALRYVAGKEEWGLKGFSHGASVRTALLRDDPALLAQEAGAAGASPGHRFFARRKSEELLATRSLEREVELADDAAAAVAPRVVRLVRNPAAAGFASEGERLVLSLACLLERRVVEPFLEEVERWNGDHRRDGFRLTASGPWPPYHFTPGLPVDA
- a CDS encoding PAS domain S-box protein translates to MPDESHHAEPTDAALASLFDANPLPMWIYDVETLRFLAVNDAAVHTYGYSRDEFLAMTIRDIRPPEDVPKLEQLVAGESDGLQHSGMWRHSRKDGTVFDVEVTSHTVTFQGRNAELVLPRDVSDRVQLDRERRRSEHAVVRKSEAALRALVDHAVFGMYRSTPDGRFTMVNQTLVDLLGYSSASELRGVNIARDVYQSPEDRGRLVSQALRSDVHDVREVEWKRRDGSPIIVRLSGRTVRAEDGSVEAYEMIVEDVTERRTLEEQLRQAQKMEAVGLLAGGIAHDFNNLLATIQATAETVRAEHQGDAVLTGEIEQILRASERGAALVQKLLAFGRRQRLELRPVNLADQVREAALLLLRVVPASIAIKLVFEDAAATVRADPGAIEQILINLSTNARDAMPEGGTLLIQTFRSVLDETYCATQGWATPGEYVVLAVSDTGVGMDPETLRHVFEPFFTTKPVGAGTGLGLATVYGLAKQHAGLVHVYSEVGMGTSVKVYLPRSGEAASPAPRVAAAVVRGGNETILLAEDEESLRRAAKRVLEKHGYTVLAASDGEEALEMLRANAGRIRLVLSDVVMPRLGGPQFIARARAEGFRTPVLFSSGYTARDIEQTAALEAGASLLPKPWTITDLLRRVRELLDAPEPG
- a CDS encoding GvpL/GvpF family gas vesicle protein translates to MTAVYLYGVVGCRPPFAPGVLGLGDSPVFLVGGPDLAAVASYSPLDLWPIDEAHVRRHQAVVEAIMRDRPVLPMRYNSLLPDKKALTRFLRQRSRALVAALGRVGGSVEMGLRVLAPAPGAGAVPGRPLPLRGRGPGTSYLRRRMEEERRGARERKRGQQLIGELGALLEPLVVESSLRPFLTDRLTLSASYLVAHDRVAAFRERVGVVQRRFSAFGFLLTGPWPPYHFANGSPDG
- a CDS encoding gas vesicle protein, whose protein sequence is MPEYAPESLLERQVTLLETLDRVLNRGVVVAGDLTLSVADVDLIHVGLRLLLCSVETAREWRVPGTFPLSHP